One genomic region from Streptomyces sp. NBC_00582 encodes:
- a CDS encoding glycosyltransferase family 2 protein, protein MTLAQPDVTVIIGAYEAMPYLVECLASVEAQTLDPARIEVVAVDDGSQDGTGDYLEEFAARAPMPVTVIRQENSGGPSGPRNVGLAKATGRYVFFLDADDRLGTEALERMVAMADRNGTDVCLGKVEGVNRNAPKSMWGKNRERTDVFSSNIKFTLSAQKLFRRAFLERHGMRFDESLWTGEDALFTMEAYLRADGVSIVADHTCYYLVGRDDGKHVTKTGSYKLRFDSARALMGLLERMLPPGPKRDVLMVRPFLVTLLPQFGPVFLRQDETIRRTKFELAQPLMDAYWNEGVAQRLKVHERLRLQLVAMQRPDLLVEVLEFMKAKSEPRAVLKKGGTQLYLAYPGYRSRKAGVPDRVYLAEPREAKAYPGWRQTPAETFLRGATRKVRRKLGRLKKRVTGQGGRVAA, encoded by the coding sequence GTGACTCTTGCGCAGCCTGACGTCACGGTGATCATCGGGGCGTACGAAGCGATGCCGTACCTGGTCGAATGCCTGGCCTCGGTCGAGGCGCAGACGCTGGACCCGGCGCGGATCGAGGTCGTCGCCGTCGACGACGGTTCCCAGGACGGCACCGGTGACTACCTGGAGGAGTTCGCCGCCCGCGCCCCCATGCCGGTCACCGTGATCCGGCAGGAGAACTCCGGCGGCCCCAGCGGCCCGCGCAACGTCGGCCTGGCCAAGGCCACCGGGCGGTACGTGTTCTTCCTGGACGCCGACGACCGGCTGGGCACCGAGGCCCTGGAGCGGATGGTCGCCATGGCCGACCGCAACGGCACCGACGTGTGCCTCGGCAAGGTCGAGGGCGTCAACCGCAACGCGCCCAAGTCGATGTGGGGCAAGAACCGCGAGCGTACGGACGTCTTCTCCTCCAACATCAAGTTCACGCTCAGCGCCCAGAAGCTGTTCCGCCGCGCGTTCCTGGAGCGCCACGGGATGCGCTTCGACGAGTCCCTGTGGACCGGCGAGGACGCGCTGTTCACGATGGAGGCCTATCTGCGGGCCGACGGCGTCTCCATCGTCGCCGACCACACCTGCTACTACCTGGTGGGCCGCGACGACGGCAAGCACGTGACGAAGACCGGCAGTTACAAGCTGCGCTTCGACTCCGCGCGCGCCCTGATGGGCCTGCTGGAGCGGATGCTGCCGCCCGGCCCCAAGCGGGACGTGCTGATGGTCCGCCCCTTCCTCGTCACGCTGCTGCCGCAGTTCGGACCGGTCTTCCTCCGGCAGGACGAGACGATCCGGCGCACCAAGTTCGAGCTGGCCCAGCCGCTGATGGACGCGTACTGGAACGAGGGCGTCGCCCAGCGCCTGAAGGTCCACGAGCGGCTGCGGCTGCAGCTGGTGGCCATGCAGCGCCCGGACCTGCTGGTGGAGGTCCTGGAGTTCATGAAGGCCAAGAGCGAGCCCAGGGCCGTCCTGAAGAAGGGCGGCACCCAGCTCTACCTGGCCTACCCCGGCTACCGCTCCCGCAAGGCCGGCGTCCCCGACCGCGTCTACCTCGCCGAACCACGCGAGGCCAAGGCGTACCCGGGCTGGCGCCAGACGCCGGCCGAGACCTTCCTGCGCGGCGCGACCCGCAAGGTGCGGCGCAAGCTGGGGCGGCTGAAGAAGCGGGTCACCGGACAGGGGGGCCGGGTGGCGGCCTGA
- a CDS encoding polysaccharide pyruvyl transferase family protein, with protein sequence MKRILLRSGKSPFDVVPVEEALHRDVFATNSGNLIFSDATHKILSVPGRAEVVSNGIATQVNAAARINEEYDAFVVPLANAFRPTFEAPLKRLTQLISKLKIPVVVVGVGAQAGLDNDPARLKSMESTVRDFVSAVLDHSASIGVRGEFTAKYLTDMGFRDVEIIGCPSLFMYGDTLEVTKRVAAITPESRISTNGSHTAVRGGLSKILKRAHERYPHLRYIGQNLTDARQLHWRDVDSPAGRIREMPTHPDHPMYREDKVRVYIDPVTWIDDLKEFDYSFGSRIHGNIAALLAGTPATVLAFDSRTLELCRYFEIPHRLLNEVPEGLDPAELYEEADFGALTGNHRERFDRFTAFLDKNGLENTFTHGDGGKAFDKQLRALRFPAGVRPWIDADIASLTSRFGWLQQRITELDAHNTQLKRELAKSRAGAKAAAKAAASAVPAPSIYRRARRVMGRALKPAK encoded by the coding sequence GTGAAGCGCATACTCCTCAGGTCGGGGAAGAGCCCCTTCGACGTGGTCCCCGTCGAGGAAGCCCTCCACCGCGACGTTTTCGCCACCAACTCCGGCAACCTGATCTTCAGTGACGCCACACACAAGATCCTCAGTGTGCCAGGCAGGGCGGAGGTGGTGTCCAACGGCATCGCCACCCAGGTCAACGCCGCAGCGCGGATCAACGAGGAGTACGACGCGTTCGTCGTACCGCTGGCCAACGCCTTCCGGCCGACGTTCGAGGCACCGCTCAAGCGGCTGACCCAGCTCATATCGAAGCTGAAGATCCCCGTCGTGGTGGTCGGCGTCGGCGCGCAGGCCGGTCTGGACAACGACCCGGCGCGGCTGAAGTCCATGGAGTCCACCGTGCGGGACTTCGTCTCCGCCGTGCTGGACCACAGCGCCTCCATCGGTGTCCGCGGCGAGTTCACCGCGAAGTACCTCACCGACATGGGATTCCGGGACGTCGAGATCATCGGCTGCCCGTCGCTGTTCATGTACGGCGACACGCTCGAGGTGACCAAGCGGGTGGCGGCCATCACCCCCGAGTCGAGGATCTCGACCAACGGCTCGCACACCGCGGTGCGCGGCGGCCTGAGCAAGATCCTCAAACGGGCCCATGAGCGCTACCCCCACCTGCGCTACATCGGGCAGAACCTCACCGACGCCCGCCAGCTGCACTGGCGTGACGTCGACTCCCCGGCCGGCCGGATCCGCGAGATGCCGACCCACCCCGACCACCCGATGTACCGGGAGGACAAGGTCCGGGTGTACATCGACCCGGTCACCTGGATCGACGACCTCAAGGAGTTCGACTACTCCTTCGGCTCGCGCATCCACGGCAACATCGCTGCCCTGCTGGCGGGCACGCCGGCCACCGTGCTGGCCTTCGACTCCCGCACGCTGGAGCTGTGCCGCTACTTCGAGATCCCGCACCGGCTGCTGAACGAGGTCCCGGAGGGTCTCGACCCGGCCGAGCTGTACGAGGAGGCCGACTTCGGTGCCCTGACGGGCAACCACCGGGAGCGGTTCGACCGGTTCACCGCGTTCCTGGACAAGAACGGGCTGGAGAACACCTTCACGCACGGCGACGGCGGCAAGGCCTTCGACAAGCAGCTGCGTGCCCTGCGCTTCCCGGCGGGCGTACGTCCCTGGATCGACGCGGACATCGCCTCGCTGACGAGCCGGTTCGGCTGGCTCCAGCAGCGCATCACCGAACTGGACGCCCACAACACGCAGTTGAAGCGGGAGCTGGCGAAGTCCCGGGCGGGAGCGAAGGCAGCCGCCAAGGCCGCCGCCTCGGCCGTCCCGGCGCCCTCGATCTACCGCCGCGCCCGCCGTGTCATGGGCCGGGCCCTGAAGCCCGCGAAGTAG
- the proB gene encoding glutamate 5-kinase produces the protein MGEARRIVVKVGSSSLTTAAGGLDADRVDALVDVLAKSRSGGEREIVLVSSGAIAAGLAPLGLRRRPRDLARQQAAASVGQGLLVARYTASFARYAVRVGQVLLTSDDMSRRAHHRNASRTLDKLLAMGAFPIVNENDTVATDEIRFGDNDRLAALVAHLVHADLLVLLSDVDGVYDGDPSRPGTSRIAEVRGPEDLTHVEIGSAGKAGVGTGGMVTKVEAARIATGAGIPVVLTSAVHAADALAGGDTGTYFHPTGKRSADRLLWLQHASTPQGSLTLDDGAVRAVVERRTSLLPAGIAAVEGEFSAGDPVELRDTAGHAVARGLVNFDAKEIPLLIGRSTRELARELGAEYEREVVHRDDLVILQP, from the coding sequence GTGGGCGAGGCCCGCAGGATCGTCGTCAAGGTGGGCTCCTCGTCGCTGACCACCGCCGCCGGAGGACTCGACGCCGACCGTGTCGACGCGCTCGTCGACGTCCTCGCCAAGAGCCGCAGCGGCGGCGAACGTGAGATTGTCCTCGTTTCCTCCGGCGCCATCGCCGCCGGACTCGCCCCGCTGGGCCTGCGCCGCCGCCCCCGCGACCTGGCCCGCCAGCAGGCCGCCGCCAGCGTCGGCCAGGGCCTCCTCGTCGCCCGCTACACCGCCTCCTTCGCCCGCTACGCCGTCCGCGTCGGGCAGGTGCTGCTCACCAGCGACGACATGAGCCGTCGCGCCCACCACCGCAACGCCTCGCGCACCCTGGACAAGCTCCTCGCGATGGGCGCGTTCCCGATCGTCAACGAGAACGACACCGTCGCCACCGACGAGATCCGCTTCGGCGACAACGACCGCCTGGCCGCCCTCGTCGCCCACCTCGTCCACGCCGACCTGCTGGTGCTCCTGTCCGACGTGGACGGCGTCTACGACGGCGACCCCAGCAGGCCCGGCACCTCACGGATCGCCGAGGTGCGCGGCCCCGAGGACCTCACGCACGTCGAGATCGGCAGCGCCGGCAAGGCGGGCGTCGGCACCGGCGGCATGGTCACCAAGGTCGAGGCCGCCCGGATCGCCACCGGCGCCGGCATCCCCGTGGTCCTCACCAGCGCCGTCCACGCCGCCGACGCCCTCGCCGGCGGGGACACCGGCACCTACTTCCACCCCACCGGCAAACGCTCCGCCGACCGGCTCCTGTGGCTCCAGCACGCCTCCACCCCGCAGGGGTCGCTCACCCTGGACGACGGCGCGGTCCGCGCGGTCGTGGAGCGCCGCACGTCGCTGCTGCCCGCCGGGATCGCCGCTGTCGAGGGCGAGTTCAGCGCGGGCGACCCCGTCGAGCTGCGCGACACCGCCGGACACGCGGTGGCCCGCGGACTCGTCAACTTCGACGCCAAGGAGATCCCCCTGCTGATCGGGCGGTCCACCCGCGAGCTGGCGCGCGAGCTGGGCGCGGAGTACGAGCGGGAGGTCGTCCACCGCGACGACCTGGTGATCCTCCAGCCCTGA
- a CDS encoding glutamate-5-semialdehyde dehydrogenase, with the protein MTTLSPYDAMSPVTRAAYRAKAAAADLAPLPRAAKDDALLAIADALEVRTSEIVEANAKDIARAREAGTAESVVDRLTLTPERVRAIASDVRDVVALPDPVGEVVRGSTLPNGIDLRQVRVPLGVVGIIYEARPNVTVDAAALCLKSGNAVLLRGSASAYESNTALVRVLRDAVGGAGLPADAVQLVPGEGRESVHELMRARGLVDVLIPRGGASLIQTVVMESKVPVIETGTGNCHVYVDAQADLDMAIDILINSKAQRVSVCNAAETLLVHQDIAPEFLPRALDALAEAGVTVHADERVMAYAKDSRATVVEATAEDWETEYLSYDIAAAVVDSLDRAVEHIRLWTSGHTEAIVTTSQQAARRFTQLVDSTTVAVNASTRFTDGGQFGFGAEIGISTQKLHARGPMGLPELTSTKYIVTGDGHVRR; encoded by the coding sequence ATGACCACGCTCTCACCGTACGACGCCATGTCCCCGGTCACCCGGGCCGCCTACCGTGCCAAGGCCGCCGCCGCCGACCTCGCGCCCCTGCCCCGGGCCGCCAAGGACGACGCGCTGCTCGCCATCGCGGACGCGCTGGAGGTCCGTACGAGTGAGATCGTCGAGGCCAACGCCAAGGACATCGCCAGGGCCCGCGAGGCCGGTACCGCCGAGTCCGTCGTCGACCGGCTGACCCTCACCCCGGAGCGGGTGCGGGCCATCGCCTCCGACGTGCGGGACGTCGTCGCGCTGCCCGACCCGGTCGGCGAGGTCGTCCGCGGCTCCACCCTGCCCAACGGCATCGACCTGCGCCAGGTCCGCGTCCCGCTCGGCGTCGTCGGCATCATCTACGAGGCCCGCCCCAATGTGACGGTGGACGCCGCCGCGCTCTGCCTGAAGTCCGGCAACGCGGTCCTGCTGCGCGGCTCCGCCTCCGCCTACGAGTCGAACACCGCGCTCGTCCGCGTCCTGCGGGACGCCGTCGGCGGCGCCGGGCTGCCCGCCGACGCGGTCCAGCTCGTACCCGGCGAGGGCCGTGAGTCCGTGCACGAGCTGATGCGCGCCCGCGGCCTGGTCGACGTCCTCATCCCGCGCGGTGGCGCCTCCCTCATCCAGACCGTGGTCATGGAGTCCAAGGTCCCCGTCATCGAGACCGGCACCGGCAACTGCCACGTCTACGTCGACGCCCAGGCCGACCTCGACATGGCGATCGACATCCTGATCAACTCCAAGGCCCAGCGGGTCAGCGTCTGCAACGCCGCCGAGACCCTCCTGGTCCACCAGGACATCGCCCCCGAGTTCCTGCCGCGCGCCCTGGACGCCCTCGCCGAGGCCGGGGTCACCGTCCACGCCGACGAGCGGGTCATGGCGTACGCCAAGGACTCCCGGGCGACCGTCGTGGAGGCCACGGCCGAGGACTGGGAGACCGAGTACCTCTCCTACGACATCGCCGCCGCCGTCGTCGACTCCCTCGACAGGGCCGTCGAGCACATCCGGCTGTGGACCTCCGGCCACACCGAGGCGATCGTCACCACCTCGCAGCAGGCCGCCCGCCGTTTCACCCAGTTGGTCGACTCCACCACGGTCGCGGTGAACGCCTCCACCCGGTTCACCGACGGCGGCCAGTTCGGCTTCGGCGCGGAGATCGGCATCTCCACCCAGAAGCTGCACGCCCGGGGCCCCATGGGCCTGCCGGAGCTGACCAGCACCAAGTACATCGTCACGGGCGACGGTCACGTACGGCGCTGA
- a CDS encoding SCO2584 family spore wall biosynthesis protein has product MPEDVGGTPFPDGWEPDDDHDRGVSDEEFASVVFDEAFVRAAVVHEPSAVERLLAAAEARAEASEAEARRARARGDRYDDAYGPGGPGEFGHDPDFDDLDDDDPDAHHGLFGPYGKQVRWHRPVAWVLAVVMGVGMVVLAFAAVYRGSSAGSRDQVPTPASTGLEQGGTASPSASAAYSRPPVSAVPRTP; this is encoded by the coding sequence GTGCCGGAGGACGTGGGGGGCACGCCGTTCCCTGACGGCTGGGAGCCCGACGACGACCACGACCGCGGGGTGTCGGACGAAGAGTTCGCCTCCGTGGTCTTCGACGAGGCCTTCGTACGGGCGGCCGTGGTACACGAGCCGTCCGCCGTGGAGCGCCTCCTGGCCGCCGCCGAGGCGAGAGCCGAGGCCTCGGAGGCGGAGGCCCGACGTGCCCGTGCCCGCGGCGACCGCTACGACGACGCGTACGGTCCCGGGGGACCCGGCGAATTCGGCCATGATCCCGACTTCGACGACCTGGACGACGACGACCCCGACGCCCACCACGGCCTCTTCGGGCCGTACGGCAAACAGGTCCGCTGGCACCGCCCCGTCGCCTGGGTGCTCGCCGTCGTCATGGGCGTCGGCATGGTCGTGCTGGCCTTCGCCGCCGTCTACCGGGGCTCCTCCGCCGGCAGCCGGGACCAGGTGCCGACGCCCGCCTCGACCGGGCTGGAGCAGGGCGGCACGGCGTCGCCCTCCGCCTCCGCCGCATACTCCCGGCCACCTGTCTCGGCGGTGCCCCGCACTCCCTGA
- a CDS encoding SCO2583 family membrane protein translates to MGGPGDPPEGTPEGAPGGGEDEYRSVVFDESFVRAARLQEYSALERMADHAPAVRRRPPLHRGLSRQALVLVLLIAVAFGTAIYMGVRNPYQSSVTRRAVDPLRMTVVPLAPQGLVPGLADSEALFAHSPAAQFRVGAKGIPLPPARRTAHFSDSQVVTALITAKEYLVRSSLYPEVLTGQEVQPVRGLIDPGQLDQFDESFSQPAADGRHAATGWLVRFDPARTELADRRIRVQGTLTAVETDSATLEVTAEHTFVYAVRPAGTGAKEQVSLFTVRRELLFRFDREDLRTRQTQLVSATVQAGPLSCAEDSTNHLRPLMAGQTARAGGPAGTDPYADGTAVGLCGVLAAGSEPKV, encoded by the coding sequence ATGGGCGGGCCTGGCGACCCACCGGAGGGGACACCCGAGGGAGCTCCCGGAGGTGGCGAGGACGAGTACCGATCCGTCGTGTTCGACGAATCGTTCGTCCGTGCTGCCCGGTTGCAGGAGTACTCGGCCCTGGAACGCATGGCCGACCACGCGCCCGCCGTACGCCGCCGCCCGCCCCTGCACCGCGGGCTGTCCCGGCAGGCCCTCGTCCTGGTCCTGCTGATCGCCGTCGCCTTCGGCACCGCGATCTACATGGGCGTCCGCAACCCGTACCAGAGCTCCGTGACGCGCCGGGCCGTGGATCCGCTGCGGATGACCGTCGTCCCCCTCGCCCCGCAGGGCCTCGTGCCCGGTCTGGCCGACTCCGAGGCGCTGTTCGCCCACAGCCCGGCCGCGCAGTTCCGGGTCGGCGCCAAGGGGATCCCGCTGCCCCCCGCCCGGCGCACCGCGCACTTCTCCGACAGCCAGGTCGTCACCGCCCTGATCACGGCCAAGGAGTATCTGGTGCGGTCCTCCCTCTACCCGGAGGTCCTCACCGGGCAGGAGGTGCAGCCGGTGCGCGGGCTGATCGATCCCGGACAGCTCGACCAGTTCGACGAGAGCTTCAGCCAGCCGGCGGCGGACGGGCGGCACGCGGCGACCGGCTGGCTGGTGCGCTTCGACCCCGCCCGCACCGAGCTGGCCGACCGCAGGATCCGCGTCCAGGGCACGCTGACGGCCGTCGAGACCGACTCGGCGACGCTGGAGGTCACCGCGGAGCACACCTTCGTCTACGCGGTGCGGCCGGCCGGCACGGGGGCGAAGGAGCAGGTCTCTCTCTTCACCGTGCGGCGTGAGCTGCTGTTCCGCTTCGACCGGGAGGATCTGCGGACCCGGCAGACACAGCTCGTCTCGGCGACCGTGCAGGCGGGGCCGCTGTCCTGTGCGGAGGACTCCACGAACCATCTGCGGCCGCTGATGGCCGGCCAGACCGCCAGGGCGGGCGGTCCGGCCGGGACGGATCCTTATGCGGACGGGACTGCGGTGGGGTTGTGCGGGGTGCTGGCCGCTGGGTCCGAGCCGAAGGTGTGA
- a CDS encoding M48 family metallopeptidase encodes MSDDGRQNNGSENVPSRQRKRFPGISSRAYEHPADRSALVALRKLSGFDTVFKALSGLLPERSLRLLFLSDSVRVSDQQFTHLNDMLRDACYILDLEKVPPMYVNQDPQPNAMCIGLDEPIIVVTTGLVELLDEEEMRAVVGHEVGHALSGHALYRTILLFLTNLAVRVAWIPLGSIAIMAIVTALREWFRKSELSADRAGLLVGQDLKASMRGLMKLAGGNHLHEMNVDAFLKQAEEYEAGGDLRDSVLKILNVLPRSHPFATVRAAELKKWAGSRDHQRIMDGHYPRRDEDKDASVSDSFRESASHYATNIKTSKDPLMKLVTDIAGGAGGLGGRVRRGFDGFTSTPPNDEEPPAESAP; translated from the coding sequence ATGTCCGACGACGGCCGCCAGAACAACGGCTCCGAGAACGTGCCGAGCAGGCAGCGCAAGCGGTTCCCCGGGATCTCCTCGCGCGCGTACGAGCACCCGGCCGACCGCTCCGCCCTGGTGGCGCTGCGCAAGCTGAGCGGTTTCGACACGGTGTTCAAGGCACTCAGCGGGCTGCTGCCCGAGCGGAGCCTGAGGCTGCTGTTCCTGTCCGACTCGGTGCGGGTCTCCGACCAGCAGTTCACGCACCTCAACGACATGTTGCGGGACGCCTGCTACATCCTGGACCTGGAGAAGGTCCCGCCGATGTACGTCAACCAGGACCCGCAGCCGAACGCGATGTGCATCGGCCTGGACGAGCCGATCATCGTGGTCACCACCGGTCTCGTCGAGCTGCTCGACGAGGAGGAGATGCGGGCCGTCGTCGGCCACGAGGTCGGGCACGCCCTGTCCGGGCACGCCCTGTACCGCACGATCCTGCTGTTCCTGACGAACCTGGCGGTCCGGGTCGCCTGGATCCCCCTGGGCAGTATCGCGATCATGGCGATCGTCACGGCGCTGCGCGAGTGGTTCCGCAAGTCGGAGCTCTCCGCCGACCGCGCGGGTCTCCTCGTCGGCCAGGACCTGAAGGCCTCGATGCGCGGCCTGATGAAGCTTGCGGGCGGCAACCATCTGCACGAGATGAACGTGGACGCGTTCCTGAAGCAGGCCGAGGAGTACGAGGCGGGCGGCGACCTGCGCGACTCCGTCCTGAAGATCCTGAACGTCCTGCCCCGTTCGCACCCGTTCGCCACGGTCCGCGCGGCGGAGCTGAAGAAGTGGGCCGGGTCCCGCGACCACCAGCGGATCATGGACGGCCACTACCCGCGCCGCGACGAGGACAAGGACGCCTCGGTCTCCGACTCCTTCCGTGAGTCCGCCTCGCACTACGCGACCAACATCAAGACCTCCAAGGACCCGCTGATGAAGCTGGTCACCGACATAGCGGGCGGCGCGGGCGGCCTGGGCGGCCGAGTCCGCCGGGGCTTCGACGGCTTCACGAGCACCCCGCCGAACGACGAGGAGCCCCCGGCGGAAAGCGCCCCCTGA
- the nadD gene encoding nicotinate-nucleotide adenylyltransferase, protein MGEQDMPTGPSNPGKRRLGVMGGTFDPIHHGHLVAASEVAAQFHLDEVVFVPTGEPWQKSHRRVSPAEDRYLMTVIATAENPQFSVSRIDIDRGGPTYTVDTLRDLRALNPDTDLFFITGADALDQILTWRDSEELFSLAHFIGVTRPGHHLMDPGLPEGGVSLVEVPALAISSTDCRARVAKGDPIWYMVPDGVVRYIDKRELYRGE, encoded by the coding sequence ATGGGAGAGCAGGACATGCCTACCGGCCCGTCGAACCCGGGCAAGCGCCGCCTGGGCGTCATGGGCGGAACGTTCGATCCGATCCACCACGGACACCTCGTGGCGGCCAGCGAGGTCGCCGCGCAGTTCCATCTGGACGAGGTCGTGTTCGTCCCGACCGGTGAGCCCTGGCAGAAGAGCCACCGCCGGGTCTCCCCGGCCGAGGACCGCTACCTGATGACGGTCATCGCGACGGCGGAGAACCCGCAGTTCTCCGTCAGCCGGATCGACATCGACCGCGGCGGCCCCACCTACACCGTGGACACCCTGCGCGACCTGCGGGCCCTCAACCCCGACACGGACCTCTTCTTCATCACCGGCGCCGACGCCCTCGACCAGATCCTGACCTGGCGCGACAGCGAGGAGCTGTTCTCCCTGGCGCACTTCATCGGGGTCACCCGGCCCGGCCACCACCTCATGGACCCCGGCCTGCCGGAGGGCGGCGTCTCCCTCGTGGAGGTTCCCGCGCTCGCCATCTCCTCGACGGACTGCCGTGCGAGAGTCGCCAAGGGCGACCCCATCTGGTACATGGTGCCGGACGGAGTCGTGCGTTACATCGACAAGCGCGAGCTGTACCGCGGCGAGTGA
- a CDS encoding LCP family protein, whose product MNDRYDAGYGTDPYELVGYDEYGQPIYRQVTPSQPQQQGYDPYGQQGHQHQQGYGYDPYAQGQQTPPYDPYTTAAQQTGAGYAPYDTGTAAPYDPYGQTVAGGRQPSAEQPRTAEQTAYIPQQAGPAEDEVDERAGDGAPEGDGREYHTAQFAFVEEPDGDSEDVIDWLNFTENRTERREEAKRRARGRLVALAVVLSLVAVGGVGYLWFAGKLPGLSSSSGSKAGTTTASAAQKRDVIVVHLHNTSGGGTSTALLVDNTTTERGTTVLLPNSLVLTDTDGTTTTLAKSVDDDGSDGTRDALDTVLGTDIEGTWRLDTPYLQNLVDLVGNIEVDTDTDVPDPAAKKKGQAPLVNKGEDQTLSGKMAVAYATYRASGEAQNAQLERFGQVMQGILRKVSSDASAATTTVQTLAQILDPSLTDKDLGTFLAKLSDLAKGGAYKTALLPVQADGTLSAEDSASVVKDVLGGTAKSPDKDAAVSVSLQNAGGTKSDTEDARVVLLNGGFTFLDGGTASAAQATSQVLYADAADKENATEVAKTLGLPTSTVKKGKVAGNADVSVVLGRDYEPSSS is encoded by the coding sequence GTGAACGACCGATACGACGCGGGGTACGGGACCGACCCGTACGAGCTCGTCGGCTACGACGAGTACGGGCAGCCGATCTACCGGCAGGTCACGCCCTCCCAGCCGCAGCAACAGGGCTACGACCCGTACGGGCAGCAGGGGCACCAGCACCAGCAGGGCTACGGGTACGACCCGTACGCCCAGGGGCAGCAGACGCCCCCCTACGACCCGTACACCACCGCGGCCCAGCAGACGGGCGCCGGCTACGCCCCGTACGACACGGGTACCGCCGCCCCCTACGACCCCTACGGGCAGACCGTCGCCGGCGGCCGGCAGCCCAGCGCCGAGCAGCCCCGTACCGCCGAGCAGACCGCGTACATCCCGCAGCAGGCCGGCCCGGCCGAGGACGAGGTGGACGAGCGGGCCGGGGACGGGGCACCCGAAGGGGACGGACGGGAGTACCACACCGCGCAGTTCGCGTTCGTGGAGGAGCCCGACGGCGACTCCGAGGACGTCATCGACTGGCTGAACTTCACCGAGAACCGCACCGAGCGCCGTGAGGAGGCCAAGCGCCGCGCCCGCGGCCGGCTCGTCGCCCTCGCCGTGGTCCTCTCCCTCGTCGCGGTCGGCGGCGTGGGCTACCTCTGGTTCGCCGGGAAGCTGCCCGGACTGTCGTCGTCCTCGGGCTCCAAGGCGGGCACCACCACCGCGAGCGCCGCCCAGAAGCGCGACGTGATCGTCGTCCACCTCCACAACACCTCCGGCGGCGGCACCAGCACCGCGCTGCTCGTCGACAACACCACCACCGAGCGGGGCACCACCGTCCTGCTGCCCAACTCGCTCGTCCTCACCGACACCGACGGCACCACCACGACCCTCGCCAAGTCCGTCGACGACGACGGCTCCGACGGCACCCGGGACGCGCTCGACACCGTCCTCGGCACCGACATCGAGGGCACCTGGCGCCTGGACACCCCCTATCTCCAGAATCTGGTCGACCTCGTCGGCAACATCGAGGTCGACACCGACACCGACGTGCCCGACCCGGCCGCCAAGAAGAAGGGCCAGGCGCCCCTCGTCAACAAGGGCGAGGACCAGACCCTCAGCGGCAAGATGGCCGTCGCCTACGCCACCTACCGCGCCTCGGGCGAGGCCCAGAACGCCCAACTGGAGCGGTTCGGCCAGGTGATGCAGGGCATCCTGCGCAAGGTGTCCTCCGACGCGTCCGCCGCGACGACCACCGTCCAGACACTCGCCCAGATCCTCGACCCCTCCCTCACCGACAAGGACCTCGGCACCTTCCTCGCCAAGCTCTCCGACCTCGCCAAGGGCGGCGCCTACAAGACCGCCCTGCTGCCGGTCCAGGCCGACGGCACGCTCAGCGCCGAGGACAGCGCGAGCGTCGTCAAGGACGTCCTCGGCGGCACCGCGAAGAGCCCCGACAAGGACGCCGCCGTCAGCGTGTCCCTGCAGAACGCCGGCGGCACCAAGTCCGACACCGAGGACGCGCGCGTGGTGCTCCTCAACGGCGGCTTCACCTTCCTGGACGGCGGCACGGCCTCGGCCGCGCAGGCCACCTCCCAGGTGCTGTACGCGGACGCCGCCGACAAGGAGAACGCCACCGAGGTCGCCAAGACCCTGGGCCTGCCCACCAGCACCGTGAAGAAGGGCAAGGTCGCCGGGAACGCGGACGTGTCGGTCGTCCTCGGCCGGGACTACGAGCCCTCGTCGTCGTAG
- the rsfS gene encoding ribosome silencing factor has product MTATDRSIELITTAAQAAADKLAHDIIAYDVSDVLSITDAFLLASAPNDRQVKSIVDEIEERLQKELGAKPVRREGDREARWVLLDYVDIVVHVQHSEERVFYALERLWKDCPELELPEDAQATKGKAAEYAKLRAEEDDTAEFGDLR; this is encoded by the coding sequence GTGACCGCCACCGACCGCTCCATCGAGCTCATCACCACCGCCGCCCAGGCGGCTGCCGACAAGCTCGCGCACGACATCATCGCCTACGACGTCAGCGACGTGCTGTCGATCACGGACGCCTTCCTGCTGGCCTCCGCGCCCAACGACCGCCAGGTCAAGTCGATCGTCGACGAGATCGAGGAACGGCTGCAGAAGGAGCTCGGCGCCAAGCCGGTGCGCCGCGAGGGCGACCGCGAGGCCCGCTGGGTCCTGCTCGACTACGTCGACATCGTCGTCCACGTCCAGCACAGCGAGGAGCGTGTCTTCTACGCCCTGGAGCGGCTGTGGAAGGACTGCCCCGAGCTGGAGCTGCCCGAGGACGCGCAGGCCACCAAGGGCAAGGCCGCGGAGTACGCCAAGCTGCGGGCCGAGGAGGACGACACCGCCGAGTTCGGGGACCTGCGGTGA